Proteins encoded in a region of the Coffea eugenioides isolate CCC68of chromosome 4, Ceug_1.0, whole genome shotgun sequence genome:
- the LOC113768515 gene encoding uncharacterized protein LOC113768515 isoform X3: MWSAYLFRKHFSIRSLAKKTIPCFTLLQKSRLLSNPVGPRMFDNQCSINYSSLVEGIDSGYGLKTRNKNGGKSDSFTVSYLVNSCGLSEEKAILLSKRVKFESPEKPNAVLSFLRDQGFSSIHITRIVISAPKILLYNPEKTLLPKIEFFRSMWVSRTDLTNYLSANHHLLTYSLKNTILPMFNCFKSIFLTDARIASAAMWRNAFFCKNPVKNLTSNIAMLRELGVPEKHIRMSLAHFSLAMMQDNDQFAEALSQVEEMGFDPSKSMFMIALLARSGKGNRSRWARNYEIYSNWGWSEDEIRSAYRGQPFCMLVSEKKLTKLMDFMVNKMGWNSQVVAREKNFLRKFVTLYEEQVPELRGVYQGKIGILDV; encoded by the exons ATGTGGTCTGCATATTTGTTTCGCAAACACTTTTCAATCAGAAGTTTGGCTAAAAAGACAATTCCATGCTTTACGTTGCTTCAGAAAAGTAGATTACTTTCAAACCCAGTTGGTCCAAGAATGTTTGACAACCAGTGCTCTATCAATTACAGTAGTCTTGTTGAGGGAATTGATTCTGGGTATGGTCTGAAAACAAGAAATAAGAATGGTGGTAAATCAGATTCTTTTACTGTCTCTTACCTTGTGAACTCATGTGGGTTGTCAGAAGAAAAGGCCATTTTGCTTTCTAAAAGAGTGAAATTTGAATCCCCTGAGAAGCCAAATGCTGTTTTAAGCTTTCTCAGGGACCAAGGATTCAGCAGTATCCACATAACTAGAATTGTGATATCTGCGCCTAAGATTCTTTTATACAATCCTGAGAAGACACTTTTGCCCAAGATTGAGTTTTTCAGGTCTATGTGGGTTTCTAGAACTGACCTGACCAACTATCTTTCAGCGAACCACCATCTATTGACATACAGCTTGAAGAATACAATTTTACCTATGTTTAATTGCTTCAAGAGCATATTTTTAACGGACGCTAGGATTGCCAGTGCTGCTATGTGGCGTAATGCCTTTTTTTGTAAAAATCCGGTAAAGAACCTTACTTCAAATATTGCTATGCTACGGGAACTTGGAGTGCCAGAAAAGCATATTAGAATGTCATTGGCTCATTTCTCTCTCGCAATGATGCAAGACAATGATCAGTTTGCAGAAGCTTTATCCCAGGTTGAGGAAATGGGATTTGATCCTTCGAAATCAATGTTTATGATCGCCTTACTTGCTCGATCAGGTAAGGGTAATAGATCGAGATGGGCACGCAATTATGAAATCTATAGTAATTGGGGTTGGTCTGAAGATGAAATTCGTTCGGCATACAGAGGGCAACCTTTCTGTATGCTCGTGTCAGAGAAGAAGCTTACCAAGTTAATGGACTTTATGGTGAATAAAATGGGATGGAATTCCCAGGTGGTTGCAAG GGAGAAGAACTTCTTGCGAAAATTTGTCACT
- the LOC113768515 gene encoding uncharacterized protein LOC113768515 isoform X2 — MWSAYLFRKHFSIRSLAKKTIPCFTLLQKSRLLSNPVGPRMFDNQCSINYSSLVEGIDSGYGLKTRNKNGGKSDSFTVSYLVNSCGLSEEKAILLSKRVKFESPEKPNAVLSFLRDQGFSSIHITRIVISAPKILLYNPEKTLLPKIEFFRSMWVSRTDLTNYLSANHHLLTYSLKNTILPMFNCFKSIFLTDARIASAAMWRNAFFCKNPVKNLTSNIAMLRELGVPEKHIRMSLAHFSLAMMQDNDQFAEALSQVEEMGFDPSKSMFMIALLARSGKGNRSRWARNYEIYSNWGWSEDEIRSAYRGQPFCMLVSEKKLTKLMDFMVNKMGWNSQVVARYPHIVTLSVEKRIIPRGSVIHLLHSKGLIEKNLSLYSIFSVREKNFLRKFVTLYEEQVPELRGVYQGC; from the coding sequence ATGTGGTCTGCATATTTGTTTCGCAAACACTTTTCAATCAGAAGTTTGGCTAAAAAGACAATTCCATGCTTTACGTTGCTTCAGAAAAGTAGATTACTTTCAAACCCAGTTGGTCCAAGAATGTTTGACAACCAGTGCTCTATCAATTACAGTAGTCTTGTTGAGGGAATTGATTCTGGGTATGGTCTGAAAACAAGAAATAAGAATGGTGGTAAATCAGATTCTTTTACTGTCTCTTACCTTGTGAACTCATGTGGGTTGTCAGAAGAAAAGGCCATTTTGCTTTCTAAAAGAGTGAAATTTGAATCCCCTGAGAAGCCAAATGCTGTTTTAAGCTTTCTCAGGGACCAAGGATTCAGCAGTATCCACATAACTAGAATTGTGATATCTGCGCCTAAGATTCTTTTATACAATCCTGAGAAGACACTTTTGCCCAAGATTGAGTTTTTCAGGTCTATGTGGGTTTCTAGAACTGACCTGACCAACTATCTTTCAGCGAACCACCATCTATTGACATACAGCTTGAAGAATACAATTTTACCTATGTTTAATTGCTTCAAGAGCATATTTTTAACGGACGCTAGGATTGCCAGTGCTGCTATGTGGCGTAATGCCTTTTTTTGTAAAAATCCGGTAAAGAACCTTACTTCAAATATTGCTATGCTACGGGAACTTGGAGTGCCAGAAAAGCATATTAGAATGTCATTGGCTCATTTCTCTCTCGCAATGATGCAAGACAATGATCAGTTTGCAGAAGCTTTATCCCAGGTTGAGGAAATGGGATTTGATCCTTCGAAATCAATGTTTATGATCGCCTTACTTGCTCGATCAGGTAAGGGTAATAGATCGAGATGGGCACGCAATTATGAAATCTATAGTAATTGGGGTTGGTCTGAAGATGAAATTCGTTCGGCATACAGAGGGCAACCTTTCTGTATGCTCGTGTCAGAGAAGAAGCTTACCAAGTTAATGGACTTTATGGTGAATAAAATGGGATGGAATTCCCAGGTGGTTGCAAGGTATCCCCACATTGTCACTTTGAGTGTGGAGAAAAGGATTATTCCTAGAGGCTCTGTTATTCATCTCTTGCATTCGAAAGGCTTGATTGAGAAGAACTTAAGTTTATATTCTATATTTTCTGTTAGGGAGAAGAACTTCTTGCGAAAATTTGTCACT
- the LOC113768515 gene encoding uncharacterized protein LOC113768515 isoform X1 translates to MWSAYLFRKHFSIRSLAKKTIPCFTLLQKSRLLSNPVGPRMFDNQCSINYSSLVEGIDSGYGLKTRNKNGGKSDSFTVSYLVNSCGLSEEKAILLSKRVKFESPEKPNAVLSFLRDQGFSSIHITRIVISAPKILLYNPEKTLLPKIEFFRSMWVSRTDLTNYLSANHHLLTYSLKNTILPMFNCFKSIFLTDARIASAAMWRNAFFCKNPVKNLTSNIAMLRELGVPEKHIRMSLAHFSLAMMQDNDQFAEALSQVEEMGFDPSKSMFMIALLARSGKGNRSRWARNYEIYSNWGWSEDEIRSAYRGQPFCMLVSEKKLTKLMDFMVNKMGWNSQVVARYPHIVTLSVEKRIIPRGSVIHLLHSKGLIEKNLSLYSIFSVREKNFLRKFVTLYEEQVPELRGVYQVTLI, encoded by the coding sequence ATGTGGTCTGCATATTTGTTTCGCAAACACTTTTCAATCAGAAGTTTGGCTAAAAAGACAATTCCATGCTTTACGTTGCTTCAGAAAAGTAGATTACTTTCAAACCCAGTTGGTCCAAGAATGTTTGACAACCAGTGCTCTATCAATTACAGTAGTCTTGTTGAGGGAATTGATTCTGGGTATGGTCTGAAAACAAGAAATAAGAATGGTGGTAAATCAGATTCTTTTACTGTCTCTTACCTTGTGAACTCATGTGGGTTGTCAGAAGAAAAGGCCATTTTGCTTTCTAAAAGAGTGAAATTTGAATCCCCTGAGAAGCCAAATGCTGTTTTAAGCTTTCTCAGGGACCAAGGATTCAGCAGTATCCACATAACTAGAATTGTGATATCTGCGCCTAAGATTCTTTTATACAATCCTGAGAAGACACTTTTGCCCAAGATTGAGTTTTTCAGGTCTATGTGGGTTTCTAGAACTGACCTGACCAACTATCTTTCAGCGAACCACCATCTATTGACATACAGCTTGAAGAATACAATTTTACCTATGTTTAATTGCTTCAAGAGCATATTTTTAACGGACGCTAGGATTGCCAGTGCTGCTATGTGGCGTAATGCCTTTTTTTGTAAAAATCCGGTAAAGAACCTTACTTCAAATATTGCTATGCTACGGGAACTTGGAGTGCCAGAAAAGCATATTAGAATGTCATTGGCTCATTTCTCTCTCGCAATGATGCAAGACAATGATCAGTTTGCAGAAGCTTTATCCCAGGTTGAGGAAATGGGATTTGATCCTTCGAAATCAATGTTTATGATCGCCTTACTTGCTCGATCAGGTAAGGGTAATAGATCGAGATGGGCACGCAATTATGAAATCTATAGTAATTGGGGTTGGTCTGAAGATGAAATTCGTTCGGCATACAGAGGGCAACCTTTCTGTATGCTCGTGTCAGAGAAGAAGCTTACCAAGTTAATGGACTTTATGGTGAATAAAATGGGATGGAATTCCCAGGTGGTTGCAAGGTATCCCCACATTGTCACTTTGAGTGTGGAGAAAAGGATTATTCCTAGAGGCTCTGTTATTCATCTCTTGCATTCGAAAGGCTTGATTGAGAAGAACTTAAGTTTATATTCTATATTTTCTGTTAGGGAGAAGAACTTCTTGCGAAAATTTGTCACT